The Syntrophales bacterium genome contains the following window.
TTTTCAGGGCTATTTCATGAAGATTGTCCTTGACGCTAATGTTATTATTGCTGCTTTTGCTACCCGCGGGCTTTGTGAATCCATCATGGAAGTATGTCTCAGCGAGTATGATATTGCGCTCAGTGATGATTTGTTAGATGAAATTCTGAGAAACCTTCGGCACAAGATCAAACTTCCTCCAAACGTTGTTGACAATATTGGTGCGCTTCTACGTGAGTATTCAAATATTTCAATTCCAGTACCACTTGCATCGGATGTGTGTCGTGATCCTGATGATATAAAAATTCTTGGTTTAGCGGTTGCCTCAAATGCAGATTACATTGTCACGGGTGATAAAGATTTACTGATTTTAAAAAGCTTCCAAGGCATCCCGATTTTAAATCCAAGATCATTCTCTGACATTCTTCATAGTAGAGAAAAATGATTTGAACATCAAGATGCCACTAAGCTTGATCTTTCAACTCGAGTTTTGAACTGCCCAGGAATTGCGGCGTCGGCCCCGGCGTGGTCCCAAGTAGCTCGGCCATAGCTGAACCCCTGCGAGGGACGCTTAGCACCGCGTAAATCCGATGTTTCCGAGAATCCTCGTCCTTTGGGCGGGGAGTACGTTAAAAATGGAAACTAGGCATTGTTTCAATTTCGAAAAATACAATGGTGAGAGAAATTATTAGAAGCAGATTTTAATAATATTTTGCCTGTCGCAGTTCACGGAATGTCGCCCGAAATACTTGCTCAAATTCGGGTAGGAGTATCATCTGGGAAGACAGACGGGCTTGCCAGAGTTTTTTCAACCTGGCCTCTTTATGGATAAAATTCTCTTTGACATCGGTCAGTTCTTTTCCCCGGAATTTCA
Protein-coding sequences here:
- a CDS encoding putative toxin-antitoxin system toxin component, PIN family — translated: MKIVLDANVIIAAFATRGLCESIMEVCLSEYDIALSDDLLDEILRNLRHKIKLPPNVVDNIGALLREYSNISIPVPLASDVCRDPDDIKILGLAVASNADYIVTGDKDLLILKSFQGIPILNPRSFSDILHSREK